In Marivirga salinae, a single window of DNA contains:
- the gcvP gene encoding aminomethyl-transferring glycine dehydrogenase → MKLNPLYQERFDVRHNAPDNQQISEMLKTVKADSLEHLIDETIPKAIQLKKDLNLPEAQTEFEFLESFKEIAQKNQIFRSYIGLGYYNTHTPGVIQRNILENPGWYTAYTPYQAEIAQGRLEALINFQTMVIDLTGMEIANASLLDEGTAAAEAMSMFYGLRKGKKKSAKVFFVDENTFPQTIDILKTRANPMGIELRFADLSQLDVTDPDIFGFYAQQINLKGEVNDLKPIIEAATENNIHSTIGADLLALTLLTPPGEMGADCVVGTSQRFGIPLGYGGPHAAYFATREAYKRQVPGRIIGVSIDKEGNKAYRMALQTREQHIKKEKATSNICTAQVLLAIMSGMFGVYHGPVGLKKIAVRTHSLAKLLANALTSLGYEVSNKNFFDTITIQLESEKLREKLHSLLYERKINLNLSGTHTVSIALNETTRIHDIKELIEIFALVVDEDADKYSVEDKINQLELDWPKQLIRESRFMEHPIFNQFHAEHEMLRYIKRLENKDLSLVHSMISLGSCTMKLNATAEMIPITWPELAHIHPYAPKEQALGYREMFIKLENMLTEITGFAATSLQPNSGAQGEYAGLMVIRAYHQSRGDDHRNVTIIPSSAHGTNPASAVMAGMKVIITKCDDQGNIDLDDLKAKAEEYKNNLSSLMVTYPSTHGVFEESIQEICQIIHDNGGQVYMDGANMNAQVGLTSPANIGADVCHLNLHKTFCIPHGGGGPGMGPICVAEHLEDFLPGNPLVPTGGNQAITAISAAPWGSASILAISYAYISMMGSQGLKRATQLAILNANYIKESLAGSYPVLYTNQKGRAAHEMIIDCRAFKEFGVEVEDIAKRLMDYGYHSPTVSFPVPGTMMIEPTESESKMELDKFCTAMISIRKEIQEIADGKADAEQNVLKNAPHTMSVALAEKWELPYSREKAVFPLESVRQSKFWPSVSRIDSAYGDRNLMCSCIPVSEYEDKPEEALA, encoded by the coding sequence GCATACACCTGGAGTTATTCAAAGAAATATTTTGGAAAACCCGGGTTGGTATACTGCTTATACTCCGTATCAGGCTGAAATTGCACAAGGTAGATTGGAAGCTTTGATTAATTTTCAAACTATGGTCATTGATTTGACCGGAATGGAAATTGCAAATGCTTCTCTTTTAGATGAAGGTACTGCTGCTGCTGAAGCTATGAGTATGTTCTACGGTTTAAGAAAAGGAAAGAAAAAATCTGCTAAGGTTTTCTTTGTTGATGAAAATACTTTCCCGCAAACCATCGATATTCTTAAAACAAGAGCTAATCCGATGGGAATTGAGTTGAGGTTTGCTGATTTATCTCAATTAGATGTAACAGATCCTGATATTTTCGGATTTTATGCTCAACAAATAAACCTAAAAGGTGAAGTAAATGATCTTAAACCAATCATTGAAGCAGCCACTGAAAATAACATCCATTCCACTATTGGGGCAGATTTATTGGCTTTAACTTTATTGACTCCTCCAGGTGAAATGGGAGCTGATTGTGTAGTAGGTACATCACAACGATTCGGAATTCCATTAGGCTATGGTGGACCACATGCCGCTTATTTTGCTACTAGAGAGGCTTACAAAAGACAAGTTCCAGGTAGAATCATTGGCGTATCTATAGATAAAGAAGGGAATAAAGCCTACAGAATGGCGCTTCAAACTAGAGAGCAACATATTAAAAAAGAAAAAGCAACTTCTAATATTTGTACTGCTCAAGTATTGTTAGCCATCATGTCTGGTATGTTTGGTGTTTATCACGGTCCTGTTGGATTGAAAAAAATTGCAGTGAGAACTCATTCTCTTGCTAAATTATTGGCTAATGCCCTTACATCCTTAGGTTATGAAGTAAGTAATAAAAATTTCTTCGATACTATTACAATTCAGCTTGAGTCTGAAAAATTAAGAGAAAAACTTCACTCTTTATTATACGAAAGAAAAATCAATCTTAATTTAAGCGGAACACATACTGTTTCGATTGCATTAAATGAAACCACTCGTATTCATGATATAAAAGAGTTGATCGAAATTTTCGCTTTGGTAGTGGATGAGGATGCTGATAAATATTCTGTTGAAGATAAAATTAATCAATTAGAATTAGACTGGCCAAAGCAATTGATTCGTGAAAGCAGATTCATGGAGCACCCGATTTTTAATCAGTTTCATGCTGAGCACGAAATGTTGAGATATATCAAAAGGCTAGAAAATAAGGATTTATCCTTAGTGCATTCTATGATTTCATTGGGCTCTTGCACCATGAAATTAAATGCCACTGCCGAAATGATTCCAATCACATGGCCAGAATTGGCACATATTCATCCTTATGCTCCAAAAGAACAAGCTCTAGGTTATAGAGAAATGTTCATTAAGTTGGAAAATATGTTGACTGAAATCACCGGATTTGCTGCTACTTCTTTGCAGCCTAATTCAGGTGCTCAGGGAGAATATGCCGGTTTGATGGTAATCAGAGCCTATCACCAAAGCAGAGGGGACGATCATAGAAATGTTACTATTATTCCTTCCTCCGCACATGGCACTAACCCTGCAAGTGCAGTTATGGCTGGAATGAAAGTGATCATTACGAAATGTGATGATCAAGGAAACATTGATTTGGATGATTTAAAAGCTAAGGCGGAAGAATATAAAAATAACTTATCTTCCTTGATGGTAACTTACCCTTCAACTCACGGAGTATTTGAGGAAAGTATTCAAGAAATCTGTCAAATCATTCATGATAATGGTGGCCAAGTTTATATGGATGGTGCCAACATGAATGCTCAAGTGGGTTTAACTTCTCCTGCAAATATTGGAGCTGATGTTTGTCATTTGAATTTGCATAAAACATTCTGTATTCCTCACGGTGGTGGCGGACCAGGTATGGGACCAATTTGTGTGGCAGAACATTTAGAAGATTTCTTACCGGGCAATCCTTTAGTACCTACTGGTGGAAACCAAGCTATTACGGCTATTTCAGCAGCACCTTGGGGAAGCGCAAGCATATTAGCGATAAGTTACGCTTACATCTCCATGATGGGCAGCCAAGGGCTTAAAAGAGCTACACAGTTAGCGATATTAAATGCTAATTATATTAAGGAATCATTAGCGGGTAGTTATCCTGTGCTTTACACTAACCAAAAAGGACGTGCTGCCCACGAAATGATTATTGATTGTCGAGCTTTCAAAGAATTTGGTGTTGAAGTAGAAGATATAGCTAAGAGATTGATGGATTATGGATATCACTCTCCTACTGTTTCATTCCCAGTTCCAGGTACAATGATGATTGAGCCTACTGAAAGTGAAAGCAAAATGGAATTGGATAAATTCTGTACTGCTATGATTTCTATTAGAAAGGAAATACAGGAAATAGCAGACGGAAAAGCGGATGCTGAGCAGAACGTATTGAAAAATGCACCTCATACTATGTCGGTAGCATTAGCAGAGAAATGGGAATTGCCTTACTCACGAGAAAAGGCAGTATTTCCATTAGAATCAGTTCGTCAAAGCAAATTCTGGCCAAGTGTTAGCCGAATTGATAGTGCTTATGGCGATAGAAACTTGATGTGTAGTTGTATTCCAGTATCTGAATATGAAGATAAGCCAGAAGAGGCTCTAGCATAG
- the recG gene encoding ATP-dependent DNA helicase RecG, translating to MTSFFKTPIEFLKGMGPQKAAHINKELGIFTYADLLQHYPFRYEDRTKFFKVRELQGEMSNVQVKGQIRSKQLVGAGRKQRLAVQFADETGTIELVWFSGINWISPKLKIGVDYVVYGQPKRFGSKYTMAHPELEVLTPAVSQNEFLQPVYSTSETLRRKYLDSKAIFKFQKTLLKEAYNRIPETLPAHILQQYGFLAKKDAVVQIHVPKNQQLLQKARFRMKFDEFFFMQLRLLMQKKVRLEKFKGQLLQKTDLLTEFYQSHLPFELTDAQKKVIKEIFGDFKSGKQMNRLLQGDVGSGKTIVAFISALIAIDSGAQVALMAPTQILANQHYEGLKEFADKIGVTIALLTGSTKTKARREIHESLKSGELKILVGTHALLEEVVQFQNLGLAIVDEQHRYGVAQRARLWKKNENFVPHVLIMTATPIPRTLSMSVYGDLDISIIDELPKGRKPIKTIHQYDANRLKLNGFLKKEIKKGRQVYVVYPLIEESEKLDLKDLMDGYESIARAFPEYPISIVHGKMKAADKDFEMARFVKGETKIMVATTVIEVGVNVPNASLMVIENAERFGLAQLHQLRGRVGRGAEQSYCVLVSSYKLSKEARTRIETMVRTTDGFEIAQVDMNLRGPGDMMGTQQSGQLDLLIGDLREDEPILSIARQSAQAIIAKDPNLEMEENSLIRQQVENQKKKNLNWSRIS from the coding sequence ATGACCTCCTTTTTCAAAACACCCATAGAATTTCTGAAAGGGATGGGGCCACAAAAGGCAGCCCACATCAATAAGGAGTTAGGAATCTTCACTTATGCCGATTTATTACAGCATTATCCTTTTCGATATGAAGACAGAACGAAGTTTTTTAAGGTAAGAGAGCTTCAAGGAGAAATGTCCAATGTACAAGTAAAGGGACAAATTCGATCAAAGCAGTTGGTAGGTGCTGGACGTAAACAACGATTGGCAGTACAATTTGCAGATGAAACCGGTACCATAGAATTGGTTTGGTTTAGTGGGATTAATTGGATCAGCCCTAAATTAAAAATTGGGGTAGATTATGTGGTTTATGGTCAGCCAAAGCGCTTTGGAAGTAAATACACTATGGCGCATCCGGAATTGGAAGTGCTAACTCCTGCTGTTTCACAAAATGAATTTCTTCAACCGGTTTATTCAACATCAGAAACTTTAAGAAGAAAGTATTTAGACAGTAAAGCGATTTTCAAGTTTCAGAAAACTTTACTAAAAGAAGCTTACAACAGAATCCCTGAAACACTTCCAGCTCATATTTTGCAGCAGTATGGCTTTTTAGCAAAGAAAGATGCCGTGGTTCAAATTCATGTGCCCAAAAATCAGCAGTTGCTTCAAAAAGCTCGATTCAGGATGAAGTTTGATGAATTCTTTTTTATGCAGCTTCGGTTGTTGATGCAAAAAAAGGTAAGGCTGGAGAAATTCAAAGGTCAATTGCTGCAAAAAACTGACCTACTAACTGAATTTTATCAATCTCATTTACCATTTGAATTAACTGATGCTCAGAAGAAAGTAATCAAAGAAATTTTTGGAGATTTCAAGAGTGGCAAGCAAATGAATCGCTTACTGCAAGGCGATGTGGGAAGTGGAAAAACTATTGTTGCTTTTATTTCGGCACTTATCGCTATTGACAGCGGGGCACAAGTTGCCTTAATGGCACCTACTCAAATTTTAGCCAATCAACATTATGAAGGCTTAAAAGAATTTGCAGATAAAATTGGGGTTACTATTGCTTTACTTACAGGTTCTACCAAAACCAAAGCAAGAAGAGAAATTCACGAAAGTTTGAAGTCGGGCGAGTTAAAAATATTGGTAGGAACTCATGCACTTTTGGAGGAAGTAGTTCAGTTTCAAAATTTAGGTTTAGCGATTGTGGATGAACAACATCGCTATGGCGTAGCACAAAGAGCACGTTTGTGGAAAAAGAATGAAAATTTCGTACCTCACGTTTTGATTATGACTGCCACACCAATCCCTAGAACTCTGTCCATGTCAGTTTATGGAGATTTGGATATTTCCATAATCGATGAATTGCCAAAAGGTCGAAAGCCCATCAAAACTATTCATCAATATGATGCTAACCGACTTAAATTAAATGGATTTTTAAAAAAGGAAATAAAAAAAGGCAGGCAAGTTTATGTGGTTTATCCATTGATTGAAGAATCAGAAAAGCTGGATTTGAAAGATTTAATGGATGGCTATGAAAGTATAGCAAGGGCATTTCCTGAATACCCGATCAGCATTGTGCATGGAAAAATGAAAGCTGCTGATAAAGATTTTGAAATGGCTCGATTTGTAAAAGGAGAAACCAAAATAATGGTGGCTACTACTGTAATTGAGGTGGGTGTGAATGTGCCGAATGCGTCATTGATGGTAATTGAAAATGCGGAACGTTTTGGATTAGCGCAATTGCATCAGTTACGCGGAAGAGTGGGGCGTGGTGCTGAGCAATCCTATTGTGTATTGGTAAGTAGTTATAAATTAAGCAAAGAAGCTAGAACAAGGATTGAAACTATGGTTCGTACTACCGATGGTTTCGAAATTGCTCAAGTAGATATGAATTTAAGGGGGCCAGGTGATATGATGGGCACTCAGCAAAGCGGGCAATTAGATTTATTGATTGGTGATTTAAGAGAGGATGAACCCATTTTATCCATTGCAAGACAAAGTGCACAGGCAATAATTGCTAAGGATCCAAATCTGGAAATGGAAGAAAATAGCTTGATCCGCCAGCAAGTTGAAAATCAGAAAAAGAAGAATCTTAATTGGAGCAGAATTTCATGA
- the gldD gene encoding gliding motility lipoprotein GldD — MNLFKTIILSVVISILFLACEADYYPKPNGYNRIDLPDHEYKALPDSFPYSFEYSAHAKILPDSSYNRGRYWFALFYPEFIAEVHITYKSLNNNRDSLRTNIDDAYKLTTKHQIKASSIQETILMTPTGKKVSVAELKGDVPSQFQFYTTDSTENFLRGALYFRTATENDSLAPVIEYVKKDIIHSLNTLEWD, encoded by the coding sequence ATGAATTTATTCAAAACTATTATTCTGTCTGTTGTCATCTCTATTTTATTTTTGGCTTGCGAAGCGGATTATTATCCTAAACCCAATGGTTATAATAGAATTGATTTGCCCGATCATGAATATAAAGCTTTACCCGATTCATTTCCTTATAGTTTTGAGTATTCTGCTCATGCTAAAATATTACCCGATTCATCCTATAACAGGGGACGATATTGGTTTGCCTTGTTCTATCCAGAATTTATAGCTGAGGTTCATATCACTTACAAATCTCTCAATAATAATCGAGATAGCTTAAGAACCAATATTGATGATGCATATAAATTAACAACAAAACATCAAATCAAAGCTAGTTCCATACAAGAAACAATTTTAATGACCCCAACTGGGAAAAAAGTCTCGGTAGCCGAATTGAAAGGAGATGTACCAAGTCAGTTTCAATTTTACACTACCGATTCCACTGAGAATTTTCTGAGAGGAGCACTTTATTTTAGAACCGCAACAGAAAATGATTCATTGGCGCCAGTCATCGAGTATGTCAAAAAGGATATAATTCATAGTTTGAATACTTTAGAGTGGGATTAA
- the secDF gene encoding protein translocase subunit SecDF: MKNKGFIVFMTAIVTLLCIYYLSFTFVSNGIKDDATAYATNAEGNIDYSKRQSFLDSVYNVPVYSLLGVEFTYKEVQDMELNLGLDLQGGMHVTLEVSPVDIIKGLSGNNGDEALINALETAKERQKTSQGSFVDLFYQAFKEQNPDKKLSEFFATSANRDRISFQTEDSEVLRIIRSEVDDAIDRSFEILRTRIDRFGTSQPNIQKLENTGRIQIELPGVDNPERVKKLLQGVAKLEFLQVIEINEVSEALSEANEILVAEQKANQKNELGSDDSTETYQEESGNLADLLQDEETDTTATEGQEADTTTNANLDSLENSQNVSPLFSLIKSQYGLVYEITDTSKINDIIQREDIQALFPRNTRLLWDVKPRKLDDGTELLELYVVRTQRGNQALLTGEVVNDARQTFDQGGQPAVDMSMDPTGARKWAKITRENINNRIAIVLDNYVYSAPRVNQEIPNGKSIIEGNFTMEEAKDLANILKAGSLPAPTRIVEEAIIGPTLGKEARAQGIISIVAGLGMVLIFMVAYYSKGGLIANIALVFNIFFILGILAQLNAALTLPGIAGIVLTIGMSIDANVLIFERIREEMRAGSPLLKAISSGYSKAYSSIVDANVTTFLTGAILYWLGQGPVKGFAITLMIGIACSFFSAVFITRVIVSWMSKKGDQSKISFATPFSKNLLNDINFNFMSKRKMAYIGSGIVITIGIILMVTKGLTLGVDFTGGRSYIVRFAEQVETTSLKVALNGKLEDAGTEVKTYGANNILKVTTSYLVNEESTEADNTVKTKIVDGIAEATGMSYVETESAMGDNDFTISGSSKVGATIADDIRNSSQESVIFALIAIFIYILIRFRRWQFGLGAVVALFHDTLFVLSAFAIAKLLGFSFEIDQVFIAAILTVIGYSINDTVVVFDRIRETLGIKSKATNEETFNTAINNTISRTVMTSLTTLLVILILFIFGGEVLRGFSFALLVGILVGTYSSIFIATPVVLDLAKRKKKAVEA; this comes from the coding sequence ATGAAAAACAAAGGATTTATCGTGTTCATGACAGCAATAGTTACATTATTATGTATCTATTATTTGTCATTCACATTTGTTTCAAACGGCATAAAAGATGATGCCACAGCTTACGCTACTAATGCGGAAGGAAATATTGATTATTCAAAAAGACAGAGTTTTTTAGATTCAGTCTACAATGTTCCTGTTTATAGCCTTTTAGGGGTTGAATTCACCTATAAGGAAGTTCAAGACATGGAATTAAACTTAGGTCTAGATTTACAAGGTGGTATGCACGTGACTTTGGAAGTTTCTCCAGTGGATATCATTAAAGGATTAAGCGGTAATAATGGAGATGAAGCATTAATTAATGCATTAGAAACTGCAAAAGAAAGACAGAAAACTAGTCAGGGCTCCTTTGTTGATTTATTTTACCAAGCTTTTAAGGAACAAAACCCTGACAAGAAATTAAGTGAATTCTTTGCTACTTCTGCTAACAGAGATAGGATCAGCTTTCAAACGGAAGACAGCGAAGTATTAAGAATTATTCGTTCAGAAGTTGATGATGCAATTGATCGTTCTTTTGAAATCTTAAGGACTAGGATTGATAGATTTGGTACTTCTCAACCTAATATTCAAAAACTAGAGAACACTGGTAGAATTCAAATTGAATTACCAGGTGTTGATAATCCTGAAAGAGTAAAGAAATTACTTCAAGGTGTGGCAAAGTTGGAGTTCTTACAAGTTATTGAAATCAATGAGGTATCTGAAGCGCTTTCTGAAGCGAATGAAATATTAGTAGCAGAACAAAAAGCCAATCAGAAAAATGAATTAGGTTCTGATGATTCAACTGAAACATATCAAGAAGAAAGTGGAAATTTAGCAGACTTATTGCAAGATGAGGAGACAGATACTACTGCTACTGAAGGACAAGAGGCTGATACAACCACAAATGCTAATCTTGATTCATTGGAGAATTCACAAAATGTTTCTCCTTTGTTCAGCTTAATCAAAAGTCAATATGGATTGGTTTATGAAATAACTGATACATCTAAAATTAATGATATCATTCAAAGAGAAGATATTCAAGCTTTATTCCCAAGAAACACAAGACTTTTATGGGATGTAAAACCAAGAAAATTGGATGATGGAACTGAGCTTTTAGAACTATATGTAGTAAGAACTCAAAGAGGAAACCAAGCATTATTAACAGGCGAGGTAGTCAACGATGCAAGACAAACATTTGATCAGGGAGGTCAGCCGGCTGTTGATATGAGCATGGATCCAACAGGAGCTAGAAAATGGGCGAAAATCACTAGAGAAAACATCAACAATAGAATTGCTATTGTTTTAGATAACTATGTGTATTCCGCACCAAGGGTAAACCAAGAAATCCCAAATGGTAAGTCCATTATTGAGGGAAATTTCACTATGGAAGAAGCTAAAGATTTAGCTAATATCTTGAAGGCAGGTTCTTTACCAGCTCCAACTAGAATTGTGGAGGAAGCAATCATTGGTCCAACTTTAGGTAAAGAAGCTAGAGCACAAGGAATTATTTCTATTGTTGCTGGTTTGGGTATGGTATTGATTTTCATGGTTGCCTATTATTCTAAAGGTGGTTTGATTGCTAACATAGCTTTAGTTTTCAATATCTTCTTTATTTTAGGAATTTTAGCCCAATTGAATGCGGCATTGACATTGCCAGGTATTGCTGGTATAGTATTGACAATTGGTATGTCCATTGATGCCAACGTACTAATCTTTGAACGAATCAGAGAGGAAATGCGAGCAGGTTCACCATTATTAAAAGCTATTTCTTCTGGTTATTCAAAAGCTTATAGTTCAATTGTGGATGCTAACGTAACCACTTTCTTAACTGGTGCTATTTTATATTGGTTAGGACAAGGACCTGTTAAAGGATTTGCTATTACCTTAATGATTGGTATTGCATGTTCATTTTTCTCAGCGGTATTTATCACAAGAGTAATTGTAAGTTGGATGAGCAAAAAAGGTGACCAAAGTAAGATCTCATTTGCTACTCCATTCTCTAAGAACTTATTGAACGATATCAATTTCAACTTTATGAGCAAGAGAAAAATGGCTTATATAGGTTCTGGAATAGTAATTACAATTGGTATTATATTAATGGTTACTAAAGGATTGACATTAGGCGTTGATTTCACCGGTGGTCGTTCTTATATAGTGAGATTTGCAGAGCAAGTTGAAACTACTAGTCTTAAAGTAGCTTTAAATGGAAAACTGGAAGATGCTGGAACTGAAGTGAAAACTTATGGTGCCAATAATATCCTTAAAGTAACTACTTCATATTTGGTAAATGAAGAATCAACAGAAGCAGATAATACAGTTAAAACTAAAATCGTTGATGGTATAGCGGAAGCAACCGGAATGAGTTACGTGGAAACTGAATCTGCAATGGGTGATAATGACTTTACCATTAGCGGTTCTTCGAAAGTGGGGGCAACCATTGCCGATGATATTAGAAACTCATCTCAGGAATCCGTAATATTTGCATTAATTGCAATCTTTATCTACATCCTAATCCGATTTAGAAGGTGGCAATTTGGTTTAGGTGCTGTTGTGGCCTTGTTCCATGATACTCTATTCGTGTTGTCAGCATTTGCCATAGCAAAATTACTGGGCTTCTCATTCGAAATCGATCAGGTATTTATTGCGGCTATCTTAACAGTTATTGGTTACTCCATTAACGATACTGTGGTAGTGTTTGATAGGATTAGGGAGACTTTGGGTATTAAATCGAAAGCCACTAATGAAGAAACTTTCAACACGGCAATCAATAATACGATAAGCAGAACTGTAATGACTTCCTTAACTACGTTATTGGTAATTTTAATTCTATTTATTTTCGGTGGAGAAGTATTAAGAGGATTCTCTTTTGCTTTATTGGTTGGTATCTTAGTAGGTACGTACTCTTCTATCTTTATTGCAACTCCAGTTGTATTAGATTTAGCGAAGAGAAAAAAGAAAGCAGTAGAAGCTTAA